A window from Actimicrobium sp. CCC2.4 encodes these proteins:
- the flhB gene encoding flagellar biosynthesis protein FlhB: protein MSDESDMEKTEPASQQRIDKARENGDVPRSRELATCLVLLAAGGGLYISGANMLRQLKAALASGLTFDRGQAFDFSLLLTRLGSHLGDLLLAFAPLAGILILVALASPLLIGGWLFSAQSLAPNFGRMNLFSGLLKIVSLNALVELGKAVAKAVIVGSIAYLVMRSEIDEVLGLMVEPAEAGSMHMAKLLFVTYMLIVMGLVLIAAVDAPYQMWSYAKKMMMTRQEVRQEAKESEGNPEIKAKIRAQQREMARRRMMSEVPTADVVVTNPTHYAVALRYTDGKMGAPQVVAKGADAVAARIRELAVANNVPLLEAPPLARALFKHVELGDAIPETLYTAVAEVLAYVFQLKAYKNQGGDRPEKPKDIDVPAGLDPLEGS, encoded by the coding sequence TTGTCCGACGAAAGCGACATGGAGAAAACCGAGCCGGCCTCGCAGCAGCGCATTGACAAGGCGCGCGAGAACGGTGACGTACCACGCTCGCGTGAACTGGCGACGTGTCTGGTGCTGCTGGCCGCGGGGGGCGGACTCTACATCAGCGGTGCCAACATGTTGCGACAGTTGAAGGCAGCGCTGGCATCCGGGCTCACCTTCGATCGTGGCCAGGCGTTTGATTTCAGTTTGCTGCTGACCCGGTTGGGCAGCCATCTGGGTGACTTGCTACTGGCCTTTGCGCCGCTGGCCGGGATCCTGATCCTGGTCGCGCTGGCTTCGCCGTTGCTAATCGGTGGGTGGCTATTTAGTGCCCAGTCGCTGGCACCGAATTTTGGCCGGATGAACCTGTTTTCGGGACTGCTCAAGATCGTCTCGCTCAATGCGCTGGTGGAACTCGGCAAGGCGGTCGCCAAGGCGGTCATCGTCGGATCGATTGCCTATCTCGTGATGCGCAGCGAGATCGATGAAGTGCTCGGATTGATGGTCGAGCCGGCCGAGGCGGGCAGCATGCATATGGCGAAGCTGCTGTTCGTGACCTACATGTTGATCGTCATGGGGCTGGTCCTGATTGCGGCGGTCGACGCGCCGTATCAGATGTGGAGCTACGCCAAGAAGATGATGATGACGCGCCAGGAAGTGCGCCAGGAAGCCAAGGAATCCGAGGGTAATCCCGAAATCAAGGCCAAGATCCGTGCCCAGCAACGCGAAATGGCGCGACGCCGGATGATGTCCGAAGTCCCGACTGCCGACGTCGTCGTGACCAACCCGACGCACTATGCGGTAGCGCTGCGATACACCGACGGCAAGATGGGGGCGCCGCAAGTCGTCGCCAAGGGTGCCGATGCGGTCGCGGCCAGGATTCGCGAACTGGCAGTGGCCAACAACGTGCCGTTGCTCGAAGCGCCGCCACTGGCGCGGGCGCTGTTCAAACATGTCGAACTCGGCGATGCGATCCCCGAGACCTTGTACACGGCGGTGGCCGAAGTGCTGGCTTACGTCTTTCAGTTGAAAGCCTATAAAAATCAGGGCGGCGATCGCCCCGAAAAGCCAAAGGATATCGATGTGCCGGCTGGGCTTGATCCGCTTGAAGGCAGTTGA
- the flhA gene encoding flagellar biosynthesis protein FlhA produces the protein MNSLKLPLWMSGPNSKAIAAPIIIMMLLSMMILPLPAFVLDIFFSFNIALSIIVLLTALYTVRPLDFMAFPTVLLVSTMLRLSLNVASTRVVLTEGHTGPDAAGKVIEAFGHFLIGGNYTVGIVVFIILTIINFTVVTKGAGRIAEVGARFALDAMPGKQMAIDADLNAGLIAEPEAKRRRTEVAQEAEFYGAMDGASKYVRGDAVAGIIVTVINIVGGLLVGLLQHDMGFAAALKNYTLLAIGDGLVAQIPSLIISTAAGVVVSRVASDVDIGSQLVNQLFAKPQVLYITGGIIGGMGLIPGMPHVAFIFLGALLAAAGHAASKRNAAPAEAVAEPVAAAAPVENEEATWQDIVPVDMLGLEVGYRLIPLVDKTQSGDLLKRIKGIRKKFAQEVGFLSPPVHIRDNLELKPSSYRITLKGVEVGTGEAHTGQFLAINPGMVTGTLAGAPTTDPAFGLPAVWIDAAMREQAQTMGYTVVDAGTVVATHLNHLITSHAAELLGRQEVQQLLDHLAKEMPKLVEDLVPKMVSISTLQKVLQNLLNEGVHIRDMRTIIECLAEQSSQVQEANELTALVRIALGRAIVQDIFPGTNELSVMALDNRLERLLMQALQASGPDGAGIEPGLADTLQYQTQQAAQHQEQLGLTPVLLVPAPLRALLSRFLRRALPQLKVLSHAELPDTKTIKVTSLVGAQA, from the coding sequence ATGAACAGCTTGAAATTGCCACTCTGGATGAGCGGTCCGAACAGCAAGGCGATTGCCGCACCGATCATCATCATGATGCTGCTGTCGATGATGATCCTGCCGCTGCCGGCGTTCGTGCTGGATATCTTTTTCAGTTTCAATATTGCGCTGTCGATCATCGTGTTGCTGACCGCTTTGTACACGGTGCGGCCGCTTGATTTCATGGCGTTTCCGACTGTGCTGCTGGTCAGTACGATGCTGCGGCTGTCGCTCAATGTGGCGTCGACCCGGGTCGTGCTGACCGAAGGGCATACCGGTCCGGATGCCGCCGGCAAGGTGATCGAGGCGTTTGGTCATTTTCTGATCGGCGGCAATTACACCGTCGGTATCGTGGTCTTCATCATCCTGACCATCATCAATTTCACCGTCGTCACCAAGGGTGCAGGCCGGATCGCTGAAGTCGGCGCGCGCTTTGCACTCGATGCGATGCCCGGTAAGCAGATGGCGATCGACGCTGACCTCAATGCCGGATTGATCGCCGAACCCGAAGCCAAACGGCGCCGCACCGAAGTCGCGCAGGAAGCCGAGTTCTACGGTGCCATGGACGGTGCTTCCAAATACGTGCGCGGCGATGCCGTCGCCGGCATCATCGTGACGGTCATCAACATCGTCGGCGGTTTGCTGGTCGGCCTGCTGCAGCACGACATGGGTTTCGCCGCGGCCCTCAAAAACTACACGTTGCTGGCTATCGGTGACGGCCTGGTCGCGCAGATTCCATCGCTGATCATTTCGACCGCTGCCGGTGTGGTGGTCTCGCGCGTGGCCAGCGATGTCGATATCGGTAGCCAGCTGGTCAACCAGTTGTTCGCCAAACCGCAAGTGCTGTACATCACCGGTGGCATCATTGGCGGCATGGGACTGATACCCGGCATGCCGCACGTGGCGTTCATTTTCTTGGGTGCGTTGCTGGCTGCGGCCGGGCACGCTGCTTCCAAGCGCAATGCTGCCCCGGCCGAAGCCGTCGCCGAACCGGTTGCTGCCGCCGCGCCGGTCGAGAACGAAGAAGCCACCTGGCAAGACATCGTGCCGGTCGACATGCTGGGCCTCGAAGTCGGTTATCGCCTGATCCCGCTGGTCGACAAGACCCAGAGTGGCGACCTGCTCAAGCGCATCAAGGGCATCCGCAAAAAATTCGCGCAGGAGGTCGGTTTTCTGTCGCCGCCCGTCCATATCCGCGACAACCTGGAGCTCAAGCCATCGTCGTACCGGATCACGCTCAAGGGTGTCGAAGTCGGCACCGGCGAAGCCCATACCGGTCAGTTCCTGGCGATCAATCCGGGCATGGTTACCGGCACGCTGGCCGGCGCACCGACCACCGATCCGGCCTTCGGGCTGCCGGCTGTGTGGATCGATGCCGCAATGCGCGAGCAGGCCCAGACCATGGGCTACACCGTGGTTGATGCCGGCACCGTGGTCGCGACGCACCTCAACCATCTGATCACGTCGCATGCGGCCGAGCTGCTCGGTCGCCAGGAAGTCCAGCAATTGCTCGACCACCTCGCCAAGGAAATGCCGAAGCTGGTCGAAGATCTGGTGCCGAAAATGGTGTCGATCTCGACGCTGCAAAAAGTCTTGCAGAATCTGCTCAATGAAGGCGTCCACATCCGCGACATGCGCACCATCATCGAATGCCTGGCCGAGCAGTCATCGCAGGTGCAGGAAGCCAACGAGCTGACCGCGCTGGTACGGATCGCACTGGGCCGGGCCATCGTCCAGGATATTTTCCCCGGGACCAACGAGCTGTCGGTCATGGCGCTGGATAACCGGCTGGAACGCTTGCTGATGCAGGCGCTGCAGGCCAGTGGTCCGGATGGTGCCGGCATCGAGCCTGGCCTGGCCGATACCTTGCAATACCAGACCCAGCAAGCAGCCCAGCATCAGGAGCAGCTCGGTCTGACGCCGGTGCTGCTGGTGCCGGCGCCGTTGCGGGCGCTGCTGTCGCGCTTCCTGCGCCGCGCACTGCCGCAGCTCAAAGTCCTGTCGCACGCCGAATTACCCGATACAAAGACGATTAAAGTCACCAGCCTGGTTGGAGCTCAAGCATGA
- the flhF gene encoding flagellar biosynthesis protein FlhF, protein MNVKKFTASSSRDALRQVREALGPDAVILSNRNINGLVEILALASEDMSSLAAPVIEKETLAAQVALPAQEATMLSAFAKRRTEFKADTDQASGLAGALEQSQQSRDARVPEPAAPISVLREMAEMMNELRSMRTMMESQFSELSWSSQQKREPVKAVILRELLAAGFSASLSRYLIENLPAGGTAAAGMSWIKTVMARNINAIADESAMLEQGGVFALVGPTGVGKTTTTAKLAARCVMRHGPGKLALITTDGYRIGGYEQLRIYGKILGVMVHSVKDESDLRIALDELKNKHTVLIDTVGVSQRDHMVTEQVAMLQGAGSRVKRLLCLNATSTGETLNEVVRAYQGSGLAGCVMTKLDEAATIGSVLDVVIRQKLNLFYVANGQRVPEDLHVANKQYLVDRAFKLKRESKPFQFTDAELPLVMGGTTRASNDKSLREVHLG, encoded by the coding sequence ATGAACGTGAAAAAATTCACCGCAAGCAGTTCGCGCGATGCACTGCGTCAAGTCCGTGAAGCACTTGGTCCGGATGCCGTGATCCTGTCGAACCGCAACATTAATGGCCTCGTCGAAATCCTGGCGCTGGCCAGCGAAGACATGTCGTCGCTGGCCGCGCCGGTGATCGAGAAGGAAACACTGGCCGCGCAAGTCGCCTTGCCGGCGCAGGAGGCGACGATGCTGTCAGCCTTCGCCAAGCGGCGCACCGAATTCAAGGCCGATACCGACCAGGCGTCCGGCCTGGCCGGCGCACTGGAGCAGTCGCAACAGTCGCGCGATGCCCGTGTTCCCGAGCCGGCTGCGCCCATCAGCGTGCTGCGTGAGATGGCAGAAATGATGAACGAGTTGCGCTCGATGCGGACCATGATGGAGTCGCAGTTTTCCGAGTTGTCGTGGTCGTCGCAGCAAAAGCGCGAGCCGGTAAAAGCCGTGATCCTGCGCGAATTGCTGGCCGCCGGATTCAGTGCCAGCCTGTCGCGTTACCTGATCGAAAACCTGCCGGCCGGTGGCACGGCTGCTGCCGGCATGAGCTGGATCAAGACCGTCATGGCGCGCAACATCAATGCGATTGCCGATGAAAGCGCGATGCTCGAGCAGGGCGGTGTGTTTGCCCTGGTCGGCCCGACCGGTGTCGGCAAAACCACCACGACCGCCAAGCTGGCAGCCCGCTGCGTGATGCGTCACGGTCCCGGCAAGCTGGCCCTGATCACCACCGATGGCTATCGTATCGGCGGCTACGAGCAGCTGCGCATCTACGGCAAGATCCTTGGCGTGATGGTGCATTCGGTCAAGGACGAGTCGGACCTGCGCATCGCCCTCGATGAACTCAAAAATAAACATACGGTGCTCATCGATACGGTTGGTGTCAGCCAGCGCGACCACATGGTGACCGAACAGGTCGCGATGCTGCAGGGTGCGGGTTCGCGCGTCAAGCGGCTGCTGTGCCTCAATGCCACCTCGACCGGCGAGACCTTGAATGAAGTCGTGCGTGCCTATCAGGGCAGCGGGCTGGCTGGTTGCGTGATGACCAAGCTCGATGAAGCCGCCACCATCGGCAGCGTGCTTGATGTCGTGATCCGCCAGAAGCTCAACCTGTTTTATGTCGCCAACGGCCAGCGCGTGCCGGAAGATCTGCACGTCGCCAACAAGCAGTATCTGGTCGACCGCGCCTTCAAGCTCAAGCGCGAAAGCAAGCCGTTCCAGTTCACCGATGCCGAATTGCCGCTGGTGATGGGTGGTACCACCCGCGCCTCGAATGACAAGTCTCTGCGCGAGGTGCACCTTGGCTAG
- a CDS encoding antiactivator of flagellar biosynthesis FleN protein: MASFSTDQAEGLRRMLAGPKPRVVSFVSALGTEEKSGTLVNLAASLTRTGSDVLLLDACSASNGLANRLGAARAATLMQVARQERGLNEVVQTLAQGFGVATLARENLRSAMQDVDQARRLSNAFGVLATQHDIVLVDAELDGDDSFVLPAMRRGEIVVQVSSSGSSITAAYAIIKRLSAQLGRRPFGILVTGASEREAQQVFANMAQAASRYLALELTSIGSVPVDADLKRAAQLGRSVIDAFPMALASVAFRRLAGQFAGGESGGAGMPEFA, encoded by the coding sequence TTGGCTAGTTTTTCCACCGACCAGGCCGAAGGCTTGCGTCGCATGCTGGCAGGGCCGAAGCCACGCGTTGTCAGTTTTGTCTCCGCACTCGGTACCGAAGAAAAATCCGGCACGCTGGTCAACCTGGCTGCCTCGCTCACACGCACGGGCAGCGACGTGCTGCTGCTCGATGCCTGTTCAGCGTCGAACGGACTGGCCAACCGGCTCGGTGCGGCGCGCGCGGCAACGCTGATGCAAGTGGCGCGGCAGGAGCGCGGCCTCAATGAAGTCGTGCAAACACTGGCGCAGGGTTTTGGCGTCGCCACGCTGGCGCGTGAGAATTTGCGCAGCGCGATGCAGGACGTCGACCAGGCCCGGCGTCTGTCAAATGCGTTCGGCGTATTGGCGACCCAGCATGACATCGTGTTAGTCGATGCCGAGCTCGACGGCGATGACAGTTTTGTGTTGCCTGCCATGCGGCGTGGCGAGATTGTCGTGCAGGTGTCAAGCAGCGGTAGCTCGATCACGGCGGCGTATGCGATCATCAAGCGCTTGAGCGCGCAACTGGGTCGCCGGCCGTTCGGTATTCTGGTCACTGGTGCCAGCGAGCGCGAAGCGCAGCAGGTGTTTGCCAACATGGCGCAGGCGGCCAGCCGTTACCTGGCACTGGAACTGACGTCGATCGGATCGGTGCCGGTCGACGCTGACCTCAAGCGCGCCGCGCAACTGGGCCGGTCGGTCATCGATGCGTTCCCGATGGCGCTGGCCTCGGTGGCATTTCGCCGGTTGGCCGGTCAGTTTGCCGGCGGGGAGTCCGGTGGCGCGGGCATGCCCGAATTCGCCTGA
- a CDS encoding RNA polymerase sigma factor FliA: MYTPSGKSDKNDLLVQHAPLVKRLAHQMKAKLPPSVEVDDLIQAGMIGLFDAINRYEDTHGAQFETYAVQRIRGSMLDELRSSDWLPRSMRQNMRKIEVAMQALQQKLGRAPLEAEVARHMKLSLAEYQNLLGEGGGHQLVYYEDFHDSSEGNEHFLDRYCTDLSDNPLQALLNAGFRDAVIRAIEALPEREKILMGLYYEQEMNLKEIGAVLGVTESRISQLHSQAIARMRAFLREKTWTGVA, translated from the coding sequence ATGTACACACCTAGCGGAAAATCGGACAAGAACGATCTGCTGGTCCAGCACGCCCCGCTGGTCAAGCGGCTCGCGCATCAGATGAAAGCGAAACTGCCGCCCAGTGTGGAAGTCGACGATCTGATCCAGGCCGGCATGATCGGCCTGTTCGACGCCATCAACCGCTACGAAGACACGCACGGCGCGCAGTTCGAAACCTATGCAGTACAGCGCATTCGCGGTTCGATGCTCGACGAATTGCGCAGCAGCGACTGGCTGCCGCGCAGCATGCGCCAGAACATGCGCAAGATCGAAGTGGCGATGCAGGCCTTGCAGCAAAAGCTGGGTCGTGCACCGCTCGAAGCCGAAGTCGCCAGGCACATGAAGCTGTCGCTGGCCGAGTACCAGAATCTGCTCGGCGAGGGCGGTGGCCATCAGCTGGTGTACTACGAGGATTTCCATGACAGCTCCGAAGGCAACGAGCATTTTCTGGATCGCTATTGCACCGACCTGTCTGACAATCCGCTGCAGGCCCTGCTCAATGCCGGCTTTCGTGATGCCGTCATCCGTGCCATCGAAGCCTTGCCCGAGCGCGAAAAAATCCTGATGGGCCTGTACTACGAACAGGAAATGAACCTCAAGGAAATCGGTGCCGTGCTCGGTGTTACCGAGTCCCGTATCTCGCAACTGCATAGCCAGGCGATCGCCCGGATGCGCGCTTTCCTCAGGGAGAAAACATGGACTGGGGTAGCGTAG
- a CDS encoding flagellar motor protein produces MDWGSVAGLVLALLGILVGQLLEGGRLGSLVQPTAFVIVMVGTFGAVLLQSGWPTVKRGLRMAGAAFRNQPDLHRLHAADVAMWSQTARREGLLSLERFMDNSDDPFITKGLRLLTDGIDPYKLREILGIEISSYETRERKAARIWDAAGGYAPTIGILGAVLGLIHVMENLSDPSRLGAGIAVAFVATIYGVGLANLVFLPIGGKLKSAVNDEVTRLEMLADAFCCIAAGDNPISIEERMKAYER; encoded by the coding sequence ATGGACTGGGGTAGCGTAGCCGGGCTGGTCCTGGCATTGCTCGGCATTCTGGTCGGGCAATTGCTGGAAGGCGGCAGACTGGGTTCGCTGGTGCAGCCGACCGCGTTCGTCATCGTGATGGTCGGCACCTTCGGGGCAGTGCTGCTGCAGAGCGGCTGGCCGACGGTCAAGCGCGGCCTGCGCATGGCTGGTGCCGCCTTCCGCAACCAGCCGGACCTGCATCGCCTGCACGCCGCCGATGTCGCGATGTGGAGCCAGACCGCGCGCCGCGAAGGCTTGCTGAGCCTGGAGCGCTTCATGGATAACAGTGACGATCCCTTCATCACCAAAGGCTTGCGTCTGCTCACCGATGGCATCGATCCGTACAAGCTGCGCGAAATTCTCGGCATCGAGATCAGCAGCTACGAAACACGCGAGCGCAAGGCCGCGCGCATCTGGGATGCGGCCGGCGGCTATGCCCCGACCATCGGCATCCTCGGGGCCGTGCTGGGCCTGATCCACGTGATGGAAAACCTGTCCGATCCGAGCCGGCTCGGTGCCGGTATCGCCGTCGCGTTTGTCGCCACGATCTACGGGGTCGGGCTGGCCAACCTGGTGTTCCTGCCGATAGGCGGCAAGCTCAAGAGCGCCGTCAACGACGAAGTCACGCGCCTGGAAATGCTGGCCGACGCCTTCTGCTGCATCGCCGCCGGTGACAATCCGATCTCGATCGAGGAACGCATGAAAGCCTACGAGCGCTAG
- the motD gene encoding flagellar motor protein MotD yields MNKYREPPSPTARSRKHFDDDAPSHDRWLISYADFITLLFAFFVVMYAISSVNNGKYRVLSNSLGAAFGSAPIRIVPTVPVEPPSVLPGRPPAAERQRIELLRREKESMTSIARDILNVLSPLISSGKVRVTQTSRGVSVEINASVLFAPGEASLTSESGAALSAIAQVLSQDTHAIQIEGHTDNLPIGNATFPSNWELSSVRASSVVRLFANNGIAGNRLTAVGHGSNKPVGSNDTPEGRVRNRRVEVLILATLPEVVTEVPLPAGTAP; encoded by the coding sequence ATGAACAAATACCGCGAACCGCCCAGCCCGACCGCGCGCAGCCGCAAGCACTTCGACGACGACGCCCCCAGCCATGACCGCTGGCTGATTTCGTATGCCGATTTCATTACGTTGCTGTTTGCGTTCTTTGTCGTGATGTACGCGATTTCATCGGTCAACAATGGCAAGTACCGGGTGCTGTCGAATTCGCTGGGTGCGGCTTTTGGCAGTGCGCCTATCCGCATCGTACCAACGGTGCCGGTCGAGCCGCCGTCGGTGCTGCCGGGCCGTCCGCCAGCGGCCGAGCGGCAGCGCATCGAATTGCTGCGACGTGAAAAAGAAAGCATGACCAGCATCGCGCGCGACATCCTCAATGTGCTGTCGCCGCTGATCAGTTCGGGCAAAGTGCGGGTCACGCAGACCAGTCGTGGCGTGAGCGTCGAGATCAATGCCAGTGTGTTGTTCGCCCCCGGCGAAGCGAGCCTCACGAGCGAATCCGGCGCGGCATTGAGCGCGATCGCGCAAGTGCTCAGCCAGGATACCCACGCGATCCAGATCGAAGGGCATACCGACAATCTGCCGATCGGCAACGCCACGTTTCCATCGAATTGGGAATTGTCGAGCGTGCGTGCCAGCAGCGTGGTGCGCCTGTTCGCCAATAACGGCATTGCCGGCAATCGCCTGACAGCCGTCGGTCACGGATCGAACAAACCTGTCGGCAGCAACGACACACCGGAAGGACGGGTGCGTAATCGCCGCGTCGAGGTGTTGATTCTGGCGACCTTGCCGGAGGTCGTGACGGAAGTGCCGCTGCCGGCCGGGACTGCGCCCTAG
- a CDS encoding glycine zipper 2TM domain-containing protein produces the protein MTTITKKLIALSCASAILISLGGCAGMSNRDKNTAAGAGIGGVAGAVLTGGSAIGTVGGAAVGGVIGNQVGK, from the coding sequence ATGACAACCATCACAAAAAAATTGATCGCGCTTTCATGCGCTTCGGCCATTCTGATTTCGCTGGGCGGCTGCGCCGGTATGTCCAATCGTGACAAAAACACGGCAGCCGGTGCCGGCATCGGCGGTGTCGCCGGTGCGGTCCTGACCGGCGGCAGCGCCATCGGTACCGTCGGCGGTGCCGCTGTCGGTGGCGTGATTGGTAATCAAGTCGGCAAATAA
- a CDS encoding DUF2237 domain-containing protein codes for MTTLRTEPARNVLGEPLVPCSFDPLTGYFRDGCCKTNDEDIGTHVICAVMTAEFLAFSKARGNDLSTPQPQWRFPGLKPGDQWCLCALRWKEAFAAGAAPLVVLESTHSKALQVVTFDELERFAHIGTDLA; via the coding sequence ATGACCACACTCCGCACAGAACCCGCCCGCAACGTCCTTGGCGAACCGCTGGTGCCCTGCTCGTTCGATCCGTTGACCGGCTATTTTCGGGATGGCTGCTGCAAGACCAACGATGAGGATATCGGCACCCACGTGATCTGCGCGGTGATGACGGCCGAATTTCTCGCCTTCAGCAAGGCGCGCGGCAATGACCTGTCGACGCCGCAACCGCAATGGCGCTTTCCCGGACTGAAACCGGGCGACCAGTGGTGCCTGTGCGCGCTGCGCTGGAAAGAAGCGTTCGCGGCCGGTGCCGCACCGCTGGTCGTGCTCGAGAGCACCCATAGCAAAGCGCTCCAGGTCGTCACCTTCGACGAACTGGAGCGCTTTGCACATATCGGCACCGACCTGGCGTGA
- the pepF gene encoding oligoendopeptidase F, which yields MFKRILRLLPGLPVLLLAASSASAATDAFNPRWNLADLYPSAAAWQADAAKADTQITTFANCRGHLGDNVRRFRQCLELRADLDKRYDRLALYANEFHAEDTGNTAGLELTQQAEVLGSRLEESGSFFRPELLQLGAKKINGFLHADKALAIFRHPIDNLLRAVPHTLDAKGEALIATYGLAGNSAQSVYSILTNADMPWPKVTLSDGQEVTLDQSGYTRYRGVDNRADRSKVFDAFWGKWHEFERTFGVTFYEKLKKDTVDAKVRNYPDSITKALDANKIPVAVYDTLIAQTNANLPTLHRYFRLRAKLLGITDMGYHDIYPPLVKGDFTYPIAQGNALMLAAVKPLGDDYVKALEKGVASRWMDVYPRARKLSGAHMAGDAYDVHPYILLNYNDDYESVSTLAHEWGHGMHTVLANQAQPYVTASYPIFTAEIASTTNESLLLAHMLAVSKSDDERLLYLGSALESLRGTFFRQAMFAEFERDVHARVDKGESLTGAGLTKVYGDILRRYHGDKDGIVHIDDQVAIEWAYIPHFYNSFYVFQYATSIAAGSLFADAILKGEQGARERYLNVLKAGSSAYPYELVKAAGVDLATPAPYQAVVARMNRIMDEIETIVARRK from the coding sequence ATGTTCAAACGCATCCTGCGCCTGTTGCCTGGCTTGCCTGTCTTGTTACTGGCTGCCAGTTCCGCCAGCGCCGCCACCGACGCGTTCAATCCACGCTGGAACCTCGCCGACCTGTACCCGTCGGCTGCTGCCTGGCAAGCCGATGCCGCCAAGGCCGATACGCAGATCACTACCTTTGCCAATTGCCGCGGTCATCTCGGCGACAATGTGCGGCGCTTTCGCCAGTGCCTGGAATTGCGTGCCGATCTTGACAAGCGCTACGACCGGCTGGCGCTGTATGCCAACGAATTCCATGCCGAAGATACCGGCAACACGGCAGGCCTCGAACTGACCCAGCAAGCCGAGGTACTGGGCTCCCGGCTGGAAGAAAGCGGGTCGTTCTTTCGTCCGGAACTGCTCCAGCTGGGAGCGAAAAAAATCAACGGCTTCCTGCATGCCGACAAGGCGCTGGCGATCTTCCGGCATCCGATCGACAACCTGCTGCGCGCCGTACCGCACACGCTGGACGCCAAAGGCGAAGCGCTGATTGCGACCTACGGGCTGGCTGGCAATAGCGCGCAATCGGTGTATTCGATTTTGACGAATGCCGATATGCCGTGGCCGAAAGTGACGCTGTCCGATGGTCAGGAAGTCACGCTCGACCAGTCCGGCTACACCCGCTATCGCGGCGTCGATAACCGTGCCGACCGCAGCAAAGTGTTCGACGCGTTCTGGGGCAAATGGCATGAATTCGAGCGCACGTTTGGCGTGACTTTCTACGAGAAGCTGAAAAAAGACACGGTCGACGCGAAGGTGCGCAACTATCCCGATTCGATCACCAAGGCGCTCGATGCCAACAAGATTCCGGTCGCGGTCTACGACACGCTGATCGCGCAGACCAATGCCAACCTGCCGACGCTGCATCGCTATTTCCGCTTGCGCGCCAAACTGCTCGGCATCACCGACATGGGGTATCACGACATCTACCCGCCGCTGGTCAAGGGCGACTTCACGTATCCGATCGCGCAAGGCAATGCCCTGATGCTGGCGGCCGTCAAACCGCTTGGTGACGACTACGTCAAGGCCCTCGAAAAAGGCGTGGCGAGCCGCTGGATGGACGTCTATCCGCGTGCCCGCAAATTGTCCGGCGCGCACATGGCGGGCGACGCCTACGATGTCCACCCGTACATCCTGCTGAACTACAACGATGACTATGAATCAGTCTCGACGCTGGCCCACGAGTGGGGCCACGGCATGCATACGGTGCTGGCCAATCAGGCGCAGCCGTATGTGACGGCGAGCTATCCGATCTTCACCGCCGAAATCGCCTCGACCACCAACGAAAGCCTGCTGCTGGCGCACATGCTGGCAGTATCGAAAAGCGATGACGAGCGCTTGCTCTACCTCGGTTCGGCGCTGGAAAGTTTGCGCGGCACCTTCTTCCGGCAGGCGATGTTTGCCGAATTCGAACGGGATGTTCATGCCCGCGTCGACAAGGGCGAATCGCTGACCGGCGCAGGCCTGACCAAAGTCTACGGCGACATCCTGCGCCGCTATCACGGCGACAAGGACGGCATCGTCCACATCGATGACCAGGTCGCCATCGAATGGGCTTACATCCCGCATTTCTACAATTCGTTTTACGTGTTCCAGTACGCGACGTCGATTGCCGCCGGCTCGCTGTTTGCCGATGCGATCCTGAAGGGTGAGCAGGGTGCGCGCGAGCGCTACCTGAACGTCCTCAAGGCCGGCAGCTCGGCGTATCCGTACGAGCTGGTCAAGGCTGCTGGCGTTGACCTCGCGACGCCCGCGCCGTATCAGGCGGTGGTGGCGCGGATGAACCGGATCATGGACGAGATCGAGACGATTGTGGCGCGGCGCAAGTGA